The Planctomycetaceae bacterium genome has a segment encoding these proteins:
- a CDS encoding RnfABCDGE type electron transport complex subunit D, which translates to MTEAPRPIDSLDPPRQGVTTAPFLRAPEAARTIFIVTLAAACAPLVAGLILFGWYAAVVSALCIGSCVILERLYYRVTRTPALLGRTHAYLTGVLLALTMPPFVPWYIPVVAAAFAIIVGKAIFGGVGHFLWQPALVGRVAVAVIFLTTLTPTYWPILARDKLLNGDIRAAQRLERSDQWSTSVAPDGADAFSMRPPADILAGLTSTDDVPYSGLASIHPKRLRVALNTSPQQHVPRLRGAIMPNLPPLREMLLGTRPGGIGETCAVVILVAGVYLIYRGYVKWQLPLAFIASAAAVVAVAPVHLATGSDGHVAWKWLPLVFEGADTGFTYVLYQLLSGELLLAAMFLAPEMTSRPVTTGGQVIFGVGCGVAAMLLRLYVDLPVPCYTAILIMNSFTPKIDRLWRPHSLGQPAWRWFGRTPPASRP; encoded by the coding sequence ATGACCGAAGCCCCAAGACCCATCGACTCGCTGGACCCGCCGCGTCAGGGCGTGACGACGGCGCCGTTTCTGCGCGCCCCCGAGGCGGCGCGGACGATCTTCATCGTGACGCTGGCCGCCGCCTGCGCGCCGCTGGTGGCGGGGCTGATCCTGTTCGGCTGGTACGCCGCCGTGGTGTCGGCTTTGTGCATCGGCTCGTGCGTGATCCTGGAACGCCTCTACTACCGCGTCACGCGAACGCCGGCATTGCTGGGTCGCACGCACGCGTACCTCACCGGCGTGTTGCTGGCGTTGACCATGCCGCCTTTCGTGCCGTGGTACATTCCGGTCGTCGCTGCCGCGTTCGCCATTATCGTCGGCAAGGCGATTTTCGGCGGCGTGGGACACTTTCTCTGGCAGCCTGCACTGGTGGGGCGAGTCGCCGTGGCGGTTATTTTTCTGACCACCCTGACGCCGACGTACTGGCCGATCCTGGCGCGAGACAAACTCCTCAACGGCGACATCCGCGCCGCCCAACGCCTTGAACGCTCCGATCAATGGTCCACCAGCGTCGCCCCCGACGGCGCCGACGCCTTCAGCATGCGCCCCCCGGCCGACATCCTTGCCGGCCTGACCAGCACCGATGACGTTCCTTACAGCGGCTTGGCGAGCATTCACCCCAAGCGGCTGCGCGTGGCCTTGAACACCTCGCCCCAGCAGCACGTGCCGCGGCTGCGCGGAGCCATCATGCCCAACCTGCCACCGCTGCGGGAGATGCTTCTGGGGACGCGCCCGGGAGGCATCGGGGAGACCTGCGCGGTTGTCATCCTCGTCGCCGGGGTCTACCTGATCTATCGCGGGTACGTGAAATGGCAGTTGCCCCTGGCGTTTATCGCCTCGGCGGCGGCGGTGGTGGCCGTGGCGCCGGTACACCTGGCCACCGGCTCGGACGGCCATGTCGCCTGGAAGTGGCTGCCGCTGGTTTTTGAAGGCGCCGATACCGGGTTTACGTACGTGCTGTACCAGCTTCTCAGCGGCGAGTTGCTGCTTGCGGCGATGTTCCTGGCGCCGGAGATGACCTCGCGCCCGGTGACCACCGGGGGGCAGGTCATATTCGGCGTTGGCTGCGGCGTGGCGGCGATGCTCCTGCGCCTCTACGTCGACCTGCCCGTCCCATGCTATACCGCCATCTTGATCATGAACAGCTTCACGCCCAAGATCGACCGCCTGTGGCGGCCGCACAGCCTCGGACAGCCCGCGTGGCGCTGGTTCGGGCGAACGCCGCCGGCGTCACGCCCCTGA
- a CDS encoding MBL fold metallo-hydrolase: protein MDIDPALTPTVQRISEGVWVRLAVDNLTWIDTGESIIVVDALEEAHLAKEVFAAIAASTGDRKISHVLNTHTHYDHVALNEAFAAAGATIVNRHTTTIPPQGLTFEGPGRRVRMLPLAGCHTDEDCVVLVEPDGVLATGDIFGWGLIPLTRRLRRETSDLLLSTYGRLIDMNAQAIVPGHGPMCSVQHLRRWCEYFQWLQQQAKAGIAAGEDDDALRARMAAPLDMHDWWRFLQWKHADSVEKVISSARRGVL, encoded by the coding sequence ATGGACATCGATCCGGCTTTGACGCCGACCGTGCAGCGCATCAGTGAAGGCGTGTGGGTGCGCCTGGCGGTGGACAATCTGACGTGGATCGACACGGGCGAATCGATCATTGTCGTCGACGCGCTGGAGGAAGCGCATCTGGCGAAGGAGGTCTTCGCCGCCATCGCCGCCAGCACCGGCGACAGAAAGATCTCGCACGTCCTCAACACGCACACGCATTACGATCACGTGGCCCTCAACGAGGCCTTCGCCGCGGCGGGAGCGACGATCGTCAATCGTCACACGACGACCATTCCCCCGCAGGGCTTGACGTTCGAAGGCCCCGGCCGACGGGTGCGCATGTTGCCCCTGGCCGGATGCCACACCGATGAGGACTGCGTCGTGCTGGTCGAGCCCGACGGCGTGCTGGCCACCGGCGACATCTTCGGCTGGGGGCTGATCCCCCTGACGCGGCGGCTCAGACGCGAAACGAGCGATCTGCTGCTGTCGACGTACGGCCGCCTGATCGATATGAACGCCCAGGCCATCGTGCCCGGCCACGGGCCGATGTGCAGCGTGCAGCACCTGCGGCGCTGGTGCGAGTATTTCCAGTGGTTGCAGCAGCAGGCCAAGGCCGGCATCGCCGCCGGCGAAGACGACGACGCCCTGCGGGCGCGCATGGCCGCCCCGCTCGACATGCACGACTGGTGGCGCTTCCTGCAGTGGAAACACGCCGACAGCGTCGAGAAAGTCATCTCGTCCGCCCGGCGCGGGGTGCTGTGA
- a CDS encoding 4Fe-4S dicluster domain-containing protein, with product MKYGTFSGGIDLPHEKYATQDSPIASWPHLDRLQVPLAPCGRGAAECIVETGQRVTAGQRIARALDNTSLDIFSPAAAQVTGITTVDVCMGDRFVPSPAIELVDVVEPPLQAPPAPSDSWRSASSESLRRRLAEGGLTTCRNPLEPLHLFIDRARMYRCRTLIANLMENQPYLTGDHRLMVEHGSEILTGLVIIARAIEAGDMILAADRRYTDSYSHLLPLAESLGVTRIALPHKYPIGADRILVKVLTRREAPHGSSLMCTGAAVVGAWACVAAYRWVACGISPTHRVVTVSGEHSSAHGNFLLPLGTRCSDLGNFYHHAPLHGGPMNGCLCPARAVVTWATEAILSITPAQAQPASPCIRCGWCTDYCPARLNVSALNDAYELGLLDEARRDHATACVECGVCSYICPARLPLTERVRQLKRAIHPGPAVAAVVGE from the coding sequence ATGAAGTACGGGACATTCAGCGGCGGTATCGATCTGCCTCACGAGAAGTACGCGACGCAGGATTCGCCCATCGCGTCGTGGCCGCATCTCGATCGCCTGCAGGTTCCGCTGGCGCCGTGCGGTCGCGGGGCGGCTGAATGCATCGTCGAGACCGGTCAGCGTGTGACAGCCGGTCAGCGGATCGCGCGGGCGCTGGACAACACGTCGCTGGACATTTTTTCACCCGCGGCGGCGCAGGTGACCGGAATCACGACCGTCGACGTCTGCATGGGCGACCGCTTCGTGCCCTCGCCGGCCATCGAGCTGGTGGACGTGGTCGAGCCGCCGCTGCAGGCGCCGCCGGCGCCGAGCGACTCCTGGCGCAGCGCCTCGTCGGAGTCGCTGCGGCGGCGTCTGGCCGAGGGCGGCCTGACCACCTGCCGCAACCCGCTCGAGCCGCTGCACCTGTTCATCGACCGCGCGCGGATGTATCGCTGCCGAACGCTGATCGCCAACCTGATGGAGAACCAGCCCTACCTCACCGGCGACCACCGCCTCATGGTCGAGCACGGCTCGGAGATCCTGACGGGCCTGGTGATCATCGCCCGCGCCATCGAGGCCGGCGATATGATCCTGGCCGCCGACCGGCGATATACCGACTCCTACAGTCACCTGCTCCCCCTGGCCGAGTCCCTGGGCGTCACGCGCATCGCCCTGCCGCACAAGTACCCCATCGGGGCCGACCGGATCCTCGTCAAAGTGCTCACGCGCCGCGAGGCCCCGCACGGGTCGTCCCTGATGTGTACCGGCGCCGCGGTCGTCGGCGCCTGGGCGTGCGTGGCGGCGTACCGCTGGGTCGCCTGCGGGATCAGCCCCACGCACCGCGTCGTCACCGTCAGCGGCGAGCATTCGTCGGCCCACGGCAATTTCCTCCTGCCGCTGGGAACGCGCTGCAGCGACCTGGGAAACTTCTATCACCACGCCCCGCTGCATGGCGGACCAATGAACGGGTGCCTCTGCCCCGCCCGGGCCGTCGTCACCTGGGCCACCGAGGCGATCCTGTCCATCACGCCGGCGCAGGCCCAGCCGGCCAGCCCGTGCATCCGCTGCGGGTGGTGTACCGACTACTGCCCGGCGAGGCTCAACGTGTCGGCCCTTAACGACGCGTACGAACTGGGATTGCTGGACGAAGCCCGGCGCGATCACGCGACCGCCTGCGTCGAGTGCGGCGTCTGCTCCTATATCTGCCCCGCGCGCCTGCCCCTGACCGAACGGGTGCGGCAGCTTAAACGGGCGATTCACCCCGGACCGGCCGTGGCGGCCGTGGTGGGCGAATGA